One window of Microcoleus vaginatus PCC 9802 genomic DNA carries:
- a CDS encoding iron-sulfur cluster carrier protein ApbC produces the protein MPNTLDVSSVLEILRPVQDPELQKSLVELNMIRNIKIDGGVVSFTLVLTTPACPLREFIVEDCQKAVKQLPGVEKVAVEVTAETPQQKGVVDRQGIEGVKNIIAISSGKGGVGKSTVAVNVAVALAQTGAKVGLLDADIYGPNDPTMLGLGDAKVMVRDGKSGESLEPAFNYGVKLVSMAFLIDKDQPVIWRGPMLNGIIRQFLYQVNWGDLDYLIVDMPPGTGDAQLTMAQAVPMAGVVIVTTPQTVALLDSRKGLKMFQQLGVSVLGIVENMSYFVPPDMPDKQYDIFGSGGGEKTAAELGVPLLGRIPLEIPLREGGDSGVPIVVGQPGSASARELRAIAGRIAGKVSVAALA, from the coding sequence ATGCCCAATACACTCGATGTTAGTTCAGTCTTAGAAATCCTGCGACCTGTGCAAGACCCCGAACTGCAAAAGAGTTTGGTGGAATTGAACATGATTCGTAACATCAAAATTGACGGCGGTGTCGTCAGTTTTACTTTAGTGCTGACAACGCCTGCTTGCCCGCTGCGAGAATTTATTGTCGAAGATTGCCAAAAAGCGGTCAAACAGTTGCCAGGAGTCGAAAAAGTGGCGGTGGAGGTGACAGCCGAGACGCCACAGCAGAAGGGAGTGGTCGATCGCCAAGGCATTGAAGGCGTTAAAAATATTATCGCAATTTCCAGCGGTAAAGGCGGCGTCGGCAAAAGCACGGTGGCGGTAAATGTGGCAGTAGCGCTGGCGCAAACCGGCGCTAAGGTAGGTTTGCTGGATGCGGATATCTATGGGCCCAACGACCCGACAATGTTGGGTCTGGGGGACGCGAAAGTGATGGTTAGGGACGGAAAAAGCGGGGAAAGCCTCGAACCCGCTTTTAATTACGGCGTCAAATTGGTGTCGATGGCGTTTTTAATTGACAAAGACCAACCCGTGATTTGGCGCGGCCCGATGTTGAATGGGATCATTCGACAGTTCCTCTATCAGGTGAATTGGGGCGATTTAGACTATTTGATTGTCGATATGCCTCCGGGTACTGGAGACGCGCAGTTGACTATGGCGCAAGCGGTGCCGATGGCTGGTGTGGTGATCGTGACGACGCCGCAGACTGTGGCATTGTTGGACTCCCGCAAGGGTTTAAAGATGTTCCAGCAGTTGGGAGTGTCGGTGTTGGGAATTGTGGAAAACATGAGCTATTTTGTGCCGCCGGATATGCCCGACAAGCAATACGATATTTTCGGTTCCGGTGGCGGGGAAAAGACTGCTGCTGAGTTGGGAGTGCCGCTGTTAGGTCGGATTCCGCTGGAAATTCCGTTGCGGGAAGGTGGGGATTCGGGGGTGCCGATCGTAGTGGGGCAACCGGGTTCTGCTTCAGCTAGGGAGTTGCGGGCGATCGCGGGCCGCATTGCGGGTAAAGTTTCCGTAGCAGCCTTAGCCTAA
- a CDS encoding DUF3252 domain-containing protein — translation MIFPGSAVRVKDKGEIYYAFQGQVQRVSDGKVAVLFEGGNWDKLITFRLSQLELVDATAGRVK, via the coding sequence ATGATTTTTCCAGGTTCGGCAGTTCGAGTTAAAGATAAGGGTGAGATTTACTACGCCTTTCAAGGACAAGTTCAGCGAGTTAGCGATGGGAAGGTCGCGGTACTGTTTGAAGGTGGCAATTGGGACAAGCTGATCACGTTCCGGCTGTCGCAGTTGGAACTTGTCGATGCTACGGCTGGTCGCGTGAAATAG
- a CDS encoding Rieske (2Fe-2S) protein: MWVEVTALNQVPEGGVLKVKVEETSVILNRQGLNVTCYRNACTHLEYPIDMGKVSSGILTCPFHKYQYKLDTGKCVNAPSDSLESYPVKIEGDRVFVEID; the protein is encoded by the coding sequence ATGTGGGTAGAGGTAACAGCGCTAAATCAAGTTCCCGAAGGGGGTGTGTTGAAGGTAAAAGTTGAGGAAACTTCAGTGATTTTGAATCGTCAAGGCCTGAATGTCACTTGTTACCGCAATGCTTGCACTCATTTAGAATATCCGATCGACATGGGTAAGGTAAGCAGCGGTATCCTTACCTGTCCTTTTCATAAGTATCAGTACAAATTAGATACGGGTAAATGTGTGAATGCACCCAGCGATTCTCTGGAATCTTATCCGGTAAAGATTGAGGGCGATCGCGTTTTTGTAGAAATAGATTAG
- a CDS encoding TIGR02921 family PEP-CTERM protein codes for MKIKQVFDGILKRIFWFWNLSFLSLVYLGILPIIGVPLIMATIDGIIPLEFTLTMAATIAVPTVCTVIGSRLFSKQPLELMRWFYGVEAPLFLLCLLRLFLLRELTPASSQIIATIALCIAAFSVEMLYGYLGKRENVQNISDSQTSHKKQPRFLRLIGEKRSAWLQLGCHSLMLVVGIWAATLLMYYAIPVGLVTVAGFFSAVIEFFKFTWVLPFWDMFRYGAWVWGLISGLTWIALFLIFFGLTCSLFVVMPSLYGFLYIHSGRKIWQSFAAQYGKNKALIGSLGVIAAWLAIFSALQQQPQVAALKMLATPPANDTVRQTLLAKSDMIRSGLVNAYLSPYRYLSTVGENNHIYEIYKNTLNLPDGAAQTVQNSYNFLMSPFLYQGSSADVEKAEKLYGEFFDTELQKGDTEVVKHAVQSTSNREEAKAGLLNVNQEKVWLQSQEVTVKENGDWADVQLYEVYKNQTPNLQEVFYYFSLPESAAVTGVWLGDTADLNKRFVFTVSPRGAAQQVYNQQVVERVDPALLEQIGPKQYRLRAFPIPAKREFTLSDGPTEMHLWLTYKVMRQPQGWAMPVLAEKRNIFWNQNTRRTIAGKEVKYSGKEARETWLPPFLPAVAQQPLTAQQAILPGGNIISAKPLADASYSLPQGKKFAVILDTSRSMAAESKEVKETFEWLKANAAGKNAVDLYVASAAGMPPKFVEDVRNFDAAKVTFYGTIQLKDMLQRFAQLRGDKSYDTVFVVSDRHSYELSDDRKPKVSISPPLWTVHLGGLPPGYDDATLKVIQDSGGGVATDMKEAMQRVATTAASGPSTVSVVDGYAWSYAKTPQSEKTAKSAAVAESKKAGNEGFKPIAARQLITALSKQKSSNQLTQLDAMHAVAKNFKVVTPYSSMIVLVNDAQREQLKAAEAKSDRFDREVESGKEQLSKPNNPLNVSGVPEPEEWLLLAVGAIGLLAVFLRQRRAKMVG; via the coding sequence ATGAAAATCAAACAGGTATTTGATGGAATTTTAAAAAGAATTTTTTGGTTCTGGAATTTGAGTTTTTTATCGCTTGTTTACTTGGGAATTTTGCCGATTATAGGAGTGCCATTAATTATGGCGACAATCGATGGCATCATCCCGCTAGAGTTTACTTTGACGATGGCAGCTACGATCGCAGTACCCACTGTATGTACAGTAATAGGATCTAGGCTTTTTAGCAAGCAACCCCTAGAGCTAATGCGTTGGTTTTACGGCGTAGAAGCACCGCTATTTTTGCTGTGTTTGCTCCGCTTGTTCCTGCTGCGAGAACTCACCCCAGCTAGTTCTCAAATCATCGCTACTATTGCTTTGTGCATTGCAGCATTTTCAGTGGAAATGCTGTACGGATATCTGGGTAAAAGAGAAAATGTTCAAAATATCTCAGATTCTCAAACTTCCCATAAGAAACAGCCTCGTTTTTTAAGGTTGATCGGAGAAAAACGAAGTGCGTGGCTGCAATTAGGATGCCACAGTTTAATGCTAGTAGTGGGCATTTGGGCGGCAACATTGCTGATGTATTACGCTATACCTGTGGGATTAGTGACAGTTGCTGGATTCTTCAGTGCAGTGATTGAATTCTTCAAGTTTACATGGGTATTACCCTTTTGGGATATGTTTAGATACGGGGCGTGGGTATGGGGTTTAATTTCGGGTTTAACTTGGATAGCGCTATTCTTGATATTCTTTGGTTTAACCTGTAGCTTATTCGTTGTCATGCCTTCGCTGTACGGCTTTCTCTACATTCATTCCGGGCGGAAAATATGGCAGAGTTTTGCTGCACAATACGGGAAAAATAAAGCGTTAATCGGAAGTTTGGGAGTCATAGCAGCTTGGCTGGCTATTTTCTCGGCTTTGCAGCAGCAGCCGCAAGTTGCAGCACTGAAAATGCTGGCGACTCCCCCCGCAAATGACACGGTTCGCCAAACTTTATTAGCCAAGTCTGATATGATTCGCTCGGGCTTAGTTAACGCTTATTTGTCCCCTTACCGCTACCTCAGCACTGTAGGAGAAAACAACCACATTTATGAGATATACAAAAATACTTTGAATTTGCCTGACGGAGCAGCTCAAACGGTGCAGAACAGCTATAATTTTTTAATGTCGCCGTTTTTGTATCAAGGCTCTAGTGCTGATGTGGAAAAAGCCGAAAAACTCTACGGCGAATTCTTCGATACGGAACTGCAAAAAGGCGACACAGAAGTAGTAAAACACGCGGTGCAGTCAACCTCAAACCGCGAAGAAGCAAAAGCCGGTTTGCTGAATGTCAATCAAGAAAAAGTATGGTTGCAGTCGCAAGAAGTGACAGTCAAAGAAAACGGCGATTGGGCAGACGTTCAACTCTACGAAGTTTACAAAAATCAAACGCCGAACTTGCAAGAAGTATTTTACTACTTTTCCCTGCCTGAAAGCGCCGCAGTTACAGGAGTTTGGCTAGGAGATACTGCGGATTTAAACAAACGTTTTGTATTTACGGTATCGCCTCGCGGTGCCGCACAGCAAGTTTACAACCAGCAGGTAGTAGAAAGAGTCGATCCGGCTTTGCTAGAACAAATTGGCCCCAAACAATACCGTTTGCGGGCTTTTCCAATCCCGGCTAAAAGAGAATTCACCCTAAGTGACGGGCCAACCGAAATGCACCTGTGGCTTACTTACAAAGTCATGCGGCAGCCGCAGGGTTGGGCGATGCCTGTTTTAGCTGAAAAACGCAACATTTTTTGGAACCAAAATACTCGCCGCACGATCGCCGGGAAAGAGGTAAAATACAGCGGGAAAGAAGCAAGAGAAACTTGGCTGCCACCCTTTTTGCCCGCAGTCGCACAGCAACCGCTAACCGCGCAGCAGGCGATTCTACCGGGAGGAAATATCATTTCTGCTAAGCCGCTGGCTGATGCAAGTTACTCGCTACCGCAAGGCAAGAAATTTGCAGTTATTCTCGATACTTCCCGCAGCATGGCGGCGGAAAGTAAGGAAGTAAAAGAGACTTTTGAATGGTTGAAAGCTAATGCAGCCGGAAAAAATGCTGTTGATTTGTATGTCGCCAGCGCTGCGGGAATGCCACCTAAGTTTGTGGAAGATGTACGCAATTTCGATGCCGCAAAGGTGACATTTTACGGTACAATCCAGCTCAAAGATATGCTGCAACGGTTTGCACAGTTGCGGGGCGATAAAAGTTACGATACTGTATTTGTGGTGAGTGATCGCCACAGTTACGAATTATCGGACGATCGCAAACCTAAAGTTTCCATCTCTCCACCGCTGTGGACAGTGCATTTGGGAGGTTTGCCCCCCGGCTACGACGATGCAACTTTGAAGGTTATTCAAGATAGCGGCGGCGGAGTTGCTACGGATATGAAAGAGGCGATGCAGCGAGTAGCAACAACAGCAGCTTCGGGCCCATCTACAGTTAGCGTTGTTGACGGCTATGCTTGGAGTTATGCCAAAACGCCACAGTCGGAAAAAACTGCAAAATCGGCGGCCGTCGCAGAGTCAAAAAAGGCCGGAAATGAAGGCTTTAAACCGATAGCTGCGCGGCAGTTGATAACTGCACTTAGCAAGCAGAAAAGTTCCAATCAATTGACGCAACTGGATGCGATGCACGCAGTAGCTAAAAATTTCAAAGTGGTGACGCCTTATTCTTCGATGATTGTGTTAGTTAATGACGCGCAAAGGGAGCAGCTAAAAGCAGCGGAAGCTAAGAGCGATCGATTTGACAGAGAGGTAGAATCTGGTAAGGAACAGTTAAGTAAGCCGAATAATCCTCTGAATGTTTCGGGGGTTCCTGAACCGGAAGAATGGCTGCTTTTGGCGGTAGGTGCGATCGGGCTTTTGGCGGTTTTCCTCCGCCAGCGGCGCGCGAAAATGGTAGGTTGA
- the xrtO gene encoding exosortase O codes for MQRTNITDSAIPDSVTPHPAVNWVWLAPFLLALAWFWANILAVKWLLSSFVEIPTLYKIVIGFLIVALVVRSIGNSDRPPGFSPNFVLRRDPLVLMLGAGICSIALQYIIDIKQVTVLLFILGTYGLCGLLVEQNFWQKNLPVAGLLACILPFNSQFNSGLGLPARVLTAQVVEQLLSMLHVAAISSYDIILLENGIAHVDVPCSGIKTLLVGTLFLLSATWLEGRKLSLRWLAVGAANLLMLVSANAARVAVLVLVSEVFNQPKIAEIIHVPLGIVGLVCACFVTWLMLQRVPKFQPEKTSGISAKLNSEILENHPLAKPGIIAAVTVLAVMAQLSHVETSKMAIAPLRLPEYIKSESIPLNASEQKFFGNYPDTQTQKIRFVAGNLRGSMLTVASTSWQTYHAPELCFVASGIPVNRIEKKQLTPAVTGRWLSLKENQLSATYWLQSAQHTTDNFLSRIGSDLTHKNHNWVLVSILFNSSLPAENPEVKEFAGNVYASVKQSLQGEMNENQTGI; via the coding sequence ATGCAGCGCACCAATATCACTGATTCTGCAATTCCAGATTCTGTTACTCCTCATCCTGCGGTTAATTGGGTTTGGCTGGCTCCTTTTTTACTGGCGCTTGCTTGGTTTTGGGCCAATATCTTGGCAGTTAAGTGGCTGTTATCCTCGTTTGTTGAGATACCCACACTGTACAAGATAGTAATTGGTTTTTTGATTGTAGCATTAGTAGTGCGATCGATTGGCAACTCCGATCGCCCGCCGGGATTTTCGCCAAATTTCGTTTTGAGGCGAGATCCGTTGGTGTTGATGTTGGGTGCGGGTATTTGCTCGATCGCGCTTCAGTACATAATTGATATCAAACAAGTTACTGTCCTCCTATTTATCCTCGGAACTTACGGGCTGTGCGGCTTATTGGTGGAGCAGAACTTTTGGCAAAAAAACTTGCCAGTTGCCGGCTTGCTAGCTTGTATTTTACCATTCAACAGTCAGTTTAATAGCGGATTAGGTTTGCCGGCGCGAGTGCTGACTGCTCAGGTAGTAGAACAGTTGCTCTCAATGCTGCACGTTGCGGCTATTTCTTCTTACGATATTATCCTTTTGGAAAACGGCATCGCTCACGTTGACGTGCCTTGTAGCGGCATTAAAACCCTCTTAGTCGGAACGCTATTTTTGCTATCTGCTACCTGGCTGGAAGGGCGTAAATTGAGTTTAAGATGGCTAGCAGTCGGCGCTGCTAATCTCTTAATGTTGGTGTCTGCTAACGCTGCGCGGGTTGCCGTGTTAGTCCTGGTTTCAGAAGTGTTTAACCAGCCAAAAATAGCAGAAATTATTCACGTTCCTCTGGGAATTGTCGGTTTAGTATGTGCTTGTTTTGTGACCTGGTTAATGCTGCAACGAGTACCGAAATTCCAGCCAGAAAAAACCAGCGGTATTTCTGCAAAACTCAACTCAGAAATTCTCGAAAATCACCCTTTAGCCAAACCAGGAATAATTGCAGCAGTCACAGTTTTGGCAGTCATGGCTCAACTGTCTCATGTAGAAACGTCAAAAATGGCGATCGCACCTTTAAGATTGCCTGAATATATTAAATCAGAGTCGATTCCCCTGAATGCTAGCGAACAAAAATTCTTTGGCAACTATCCGGACACGCAAACACAAAAAATCAGATTTGTCGCCGGCAACTTGCGCGGTTCCATGCTCACAGTAGCCAGCACATCCTGGCAAACTTATCACGCCCCCGAGTTGTGTTTTGTAGCGAGCGGAATTCCCGTCAATCGCATAGAAAAAAAACAACTAACTCCTGCTGTAACGGGGCGCTGGCTGTCTCTCAAAGAGAACCAACTATCCGCTACATACTGGCTGCAATCTGCACAGCATACTACCGATAACTTCTTGTCGCGCATCGGCAGCGATCTCACTCACAAAAATCACAATTGGGTGCTAGTTTCCATTTTATTTAACAGTTCGTTACCCGCCGAAAATCCTGAAGTAAAAGAGTTTGCTGGTAACGTCTACGCTAGCGTTAAACAAAGCTTACAAGGAGAAATGAATGAAAATCAAACAGGTATTTGA
- the smpB gene encoding SsrA-binding protein SmpB: MSEKSPGYKIVSDNRQARHLYEIIETYQVGIELKGTEVKSIREGKANLRDGYGLVRNGELWLINVHISPWRSASNYFNHEPRRTRKLLMHKQEIRKLIGKVEEKGLTLVPLKMYLKGGWVKLDIGLGKGKKLYDKREDLKKREDKRDMERAMKQF, encoded by the coding sequence ATGAGCGAAAAAAGCCCAGGATACAAAATTGTTAGCGATAACCGACAAGCGCGCCATCTCTATGAAATTATAGAGACATACCAAGTGGGCATCGAGTTGAAGGGAACCGAAGTCAAATCAATTCGGGAAGGAAAAGCCAATTTGCGGGACGGATATGGTTTAGTTCGGAACGGGGAACTGTGGCTGATCAACGTTCACATTTCGCCTTGGAGAAGTGCTAGCAACTATTTTAATCACGAACCCCGCCGCACCCGTAAATTGCTGATGCACAAGCAGGAAATTCGCAAATTAATCGGCAAAGTGGAAGAAAAAGGCTTGACTTTAGTGCCGTTAAAAATGTATTTGAAAGGCGGCTGGGTAAAACTGGATATCGGTTTGGGTAAAGGGAAAAAACTGTACGACAAGCGTGAAGATTTGAAGAAACGCGAAGATAAGCGAGATATGGAAAGAGCGATGAAGCAATTTTAG
- a CDS encoding tetratricopeptide repeat protein, translating to MLKMTPLANIFNAMKEPAKKHQNSKWGAFLLMLAVGFGGWKIALPELASFFNNIAFENYKANRLADTQQAYELALWVDPKSRTALYNLGWLCEEVQDLQCARGKYLQAAKLGLPAAYSNLARLYIVDQKNYPAAVHFLWQGLKLAEDDRVKYSLLKNLGWARLEQGRYSEALQHLDAAIKLDSEGPATYCLKAQVLEKMKNTKEALPQWKICLKYADSQEFDEDIWIGMARQRLNEEKTNK from the coding sequence ATGCTAAAAATGACACCATTAGCTAACATTTTCAATGCCATGAAAGAGCCAGCAAAAAAGCATCAGAACTCCAAGTGGGGAGCCTTCTTGCTGATGCTAGCAGTAGGCTTTGGCGGCTGGAAAATTGCTTTGCCGGAACTGGCATCTTTTTTTAATAATATTGCGTTTGAAAACTACAAAGCCAATCGATTGGCGGATACTCAACAAGCATATGAGTTAGCGCTCTGGGTAGATCCAAAAAGCCGAACAGCTCTTTACAATTTAGGATGGCTTTGTGAAGAGGTGCAAGATTTACAATGCGCCCGAGGAAAATATCTGCAAGCTGCAAAACTCGGTCTGCCTGCTGCTTACAGCAATCTGGCTCGATTATATATAGTTGATCAAAAAAACTATCCGGCTGCCGTTCACTTCCTGTGGCAAGGTTTGAAATTAGCAGAGGATGATCGAGTCAAATATTCTTTACTCAAAAACTTGGGATGGGCTCGGCTGGAACAGGGTCGATATTCAGAGGCATTGCAACATCTGGATGCAGCGATTAAACTTGATAGTGAAGGACCAGCAACTTACTGCTTAAAAGCGCAAGTCCTAGAAAAGATGAAAAATACTAAGGAAGCGCTACCGCAGTGGAAAATTTGTCTAAAGTATGCGGATTCTCAAGAATTCGATGAGGATATATGGATAGGGATGGCACGTCAACGATTAAACGAGGAAAAAACAAATAAATGA